The Desulfobacteraceae bacterium sequence GCTGCGCTGGCGGCCTTCGCCCGCGACGGCATCGATCTGGTGGCGCTCAACTCCGGGGACGGCACCGTGCAGGCCGCCCTGACGACCCTTTTCAACCAGCGCCCGTTTGGCGACGCGCCACCGCTTTTGGCACTGCTCAGCGGGGGCACCACCAACATGACCCACCGCGATCTGGGACTCTCCGGACCGCGGGTCGCGTCCCTCAAACGGCTGATCGCCTGGGCCGATCACGGGACCGGCCAGGCCACCCTGCTGACGCGCCCGGTCCTGAGGGTCCGGCGCCCGGCGCCCGACCTGCCGCTTTACGGGATGTTCTTCGGGGCGGCCTGCATCTACGGCGGGATCGAACTGTTTCACTCCCGGGTTCGCGGCCTGGGGCTGCGCGGGGGGCCGGCCCAGCTGGTGATTCTGGCCCGCCTGTTGGCGGCCCTGGCAGCGGGCGAAACGGCGGTTCTCAAACCCGCAGCGGCCGAAATCCGGGTGGACGGCACCCGCCTGGCCCCGCGGCGCTTCATGTTCATCACGGTCCACACCCTGGATGGTTTGATTTTCGGCCTCAGGCCCTTCTGGGGCGAGGGCCGCGGCGCCCTGCGGCTGACCGCCATCAGCGCCCCGCCGCGGCGTTTTATGCGGGTGCTGCCCAGCCTCCTGTGGGGCAGGCGGACCCGGCACACCCGCCCGGAAAACGGCTATTTCAGCTTCAATAGCGATCAAATCCGGCTGGCCCTGGACGGCGGCTTCGCCCTGGACGGCGAGCGCTTCCGCGCCGACCCCCACCAGGGGGAGCTGATCCTGGACGTCGGCGGTCAGGCGACTTTCTTGCGGGTGTGAGCATGGCGATTCCCGACGCACTCTCAAAGCTCATTCGGCAGGAAGCCTGCCGGCCGGTGCCCCCCCCCGTGCAGGCCCTGGCGGAGCGACTGCGGGCGGTCTACGGGGATGCCGCCGCGGCGATTCTCTTCTACGGGTCCTGCCTGCGCTCCGGCGACGACCGCGGGGGCATGGTGGACCTCTACTTGCTGGTGGACAGCTACCGGGCCGCCTATCCGTCGCGGTTCCTGCAGTTGCTCAACCGGCTTCTGCCGCCCAACGTCTTCTACCTGGAAGTCCCCCACGACGGCCGACGGGTGCGCGCCAAGTTCGCTGTCCTGTCCCTGGCCGACTTCGAGCGGGGGACGTCGCTGCGGTGGTATCACTCCTATATCTGGGGGCGGTTCGCCCAGCCGGTGGCCATCGTTTTCGCGCGCGACCGACACACCAGCGAACGGGTTTCCAGGGCGCTGGCCCGGGCGGTGGTCACCTTCATCCGGCGCGTCCTGCCCTGCACCCCGTCGCCGTTCACGGCCGGCGAGCTGTGGTTCAAGGGGCTTTCCCTGAGCTACCGCGCGGAGCTGCGGGCGGAACGGCCCGAGAAGCTCAAGGGCCTGGTTGCACGTTACGCCCCGCATTACGAGGCCCTCACCCGGGCGGCCCTCCCGGCCGGGGACTTGCCCGTGGCGGTGACAGAGCAGGGCGGCGGGATGCGCTACGAGGCCCGCATCCCCCGCCGCACCCGTTTCTTCTGCCGCCAAAGCTGGCGGCTGCGCTTTTTTCAGGGCAAGGTCCTGTCGGTTCTGCGTCTGCTGAAAAGCGCGTTTACCTTCGTGGGCGGGATGGACTACATCCTCTGGAAGATCGAGCGCCATTCGGGGGTGCGGGTGGAGCTTCCGCCGCGGCTGCGGCGCCGCCCGCTGGCGGCGGCCTGCGTTCTCGCCTGGCGCCTTTACCGCCAGGGGGGGTTCCGCTGACCGGAGAAAAGGCGGCCGCCTGCGGCCGCGTCATCCACACGCTTTCGGGGAAAAAACATCATGGCCCTGCCCGAGCTTGAAATCAAAACCATCGCCAGCCCCAGGGAAATCGACCGATTCGTCCGTTTTCCCTGGCAGATCTACAAAGACGACC is a genomic window containing:
- a CDS encoding acylglycerol kinase family protein, whose protein sequence is MAVRSYDVGEIMQANSERALNASGADAPAPPGGGWQPRRLGVISNPKSGRNRRRMATIYGFLAGRGQIPHLDVLDAADVNAALAAFARDGIDLVALNSGDGTVQAALTTLFNQRPFGDAPPLLALLSGGTTNMTHRDLGLSGPRVASLKRLIAWADHGTGQATLLTRPVLRVRRPAPDLPLYGMFFGAACIYGGIELFHSRVRGLGLRGGPAQLVILARLLAALAAGETAVLKPAAAEIRVDGTRLAPRRFMFITVHTLDGLIFGLRPFWGEGRGALRLTAISAPPRRFMRVLPSLLWGRRTRHTRPENGYFSFNSDQIRLALDGGFALDGERFRADPHQGELILDVGGQATFLRV